In Deferribacter desulfuricans SSM1, the following are encoded in one genomic region:
- the alr gene encoding alanine racemase, which translates to MLTKIKTLRPTYAEINLANYKHNIEVAKSLSKSKIIAIVKADAYGHGAIKLSKFAYEQCDVKDFGVATIEEGVNLRNVLPTDARIITLGYIDEHHFEELLHHKITPTVFDKSIMAKLDKFAKGNNVVLDVVLKIDTGMNRLGFGLNTDFNELVESYSNLNIVLMMTHLSSSDTDLDYTKWQINRFDEYLKRYNVKAETSVFNSSAICFYSNKYTYTRPGIMSYGYVYPENRFGLKPVMSIYSKLIHIKRLKKGEKISYNQTFTASKDMKIGVIPIGYADGYFRALSNKGVMFVNGKPCNVVGTVCMDMTMIDITHLNESDLDCEVEVLGKHIDAEQIAKMCNTISYEIVCAISDRIPRVYINA; encoded by the coding sequence ATGCTGACGAAGATTAAAACTCTACGACCAACATATGCTGAGATAAATCTTGCAAACTATAAACACAATATTGAAGTTGCTAAATCACTTTCTAAGTCAAAAATTATTGCCATTGTTAAAGCAGATGCTTATGGACACGGGGCTATAAAATTATCAAAATTTGCTTATGAACAATGTGATGTAAAAGATTTTGGTGTGGCTACCATAGAAGAAGGGGTTAATTTAAGAAACGTTTTACCCACTGATGCAAGAATAATCACTCTTGGATATATCGATGAACATCATTTCGAAGAATTGTTACATCATAAAATAACACCAACTGTTTTTGATAAAAGTATTATGGCTAAATTAGACAAATTTGCAAAAGGGAATAATGTGGTTTTAGATGTTGTTTTAAAGATTGATACGGGGATGAATAGATTAGGGTTTGGTTTAAATACTGATTTTAATGAGTTAGTTGAGAGTTATTCAAACCTAAATATTGTATTGATGATGACACATTTATCCTCTTCTGATACCGATTTGGATTATACAAAATGGCAGATTAACAGGTTTGATGAATACCTAAAGAGATATAATGTCAAGGCAGAAACTTCAGTATTCAATTCATCAGCAATATGTTTTTATTCAAATAAATATACTTATACAAGGCCTGGTATTATGAGTTATGGCTATGTTTATCCAGAAAACAGATTTGGTTTAAAACCTGTAATGAGCATTTATTCGAAACTTATTCATATAAAAAGATTAAAAAAGGGTGAGAAGATAAGTTATAATCAAACATTTACTGCTTCAAAAGATATGAAAATTGGTGTGATACCGATTGGCTATGCTGATGGGTATTTTAGAGCTTTAAGTAATAAAGGTGTGATGTTTGTAAACGGTAAGCCCTGCAATGTGGTGGGGACAGTGTGTATGGATATGACTATGATAGATATAACTCATCTAAATGAATCAGATTTAGATTGTGAAGTAGAAGTTTTGGGTAAACATATTGATGCTGAGCAGATAGCTAAAATGTGTAATACAATAAGTTATGAAATAGTTTGTGCTATTTCTGATAGAATTCCGAGGGTTTATATAAATGCTTAA
- a CDS encoding MlaE family ABC transporter permease: protein MLKFFEIIGAPILNFIYGSGRIFLFFIDFFRWAFIPPYRVRLLFKQMEFIGVNSLSVIILTGTFTGMVFAFQSYIGFHRFGAEYMVGTVVGLGMARELGPVLSSIMVAARAGSAIAAEIGTMRVTEQIDALYALAVEPVQYLVVPRMLAGVIVMPILNIIAVFCGVVGGYFVGVEILGINKTLYLEYMYRYVDFDDIYNGIIKATVFGLILTLVGCYKGFYTSGGAEGVGKSTTESVVLSSVLILVFDYILTAFMF from the coding sequence ATGCTTAAATTCTTTGAAATTATTGGTGCACCTATTTTAAATTTCATTTATGGATCTGGCAGAATTTTTCTTTTTTTTATAGACTTTTTTAGATGGGCTTTTATCCCCCCTTATCGTGTTCGTTTGCTTTTTAAGCAGATGGAGTTTATTGGGGTTAATTCACTTTCTGTTATAATATTAACAGGGACTTTTACAGGGATGGTTTTTGCTTTCCAAAGTTATATAGGTTTTCACCGTTTTGGTGCTGAATATATGGTGGGGACTGTAGTTGGCTTAGGTATGGCAAGAGAGCTTGGACCTGTTTTAAGCTCCATTATGGTTGCCGCCAGGGCTGGTTCTGCAATTGCAGCAGAAATTGGAACTATGAGGGTTACTGAGCAGATTGATGCTCTTTATGCTTTGGCTGTTGAGCCAGTGCAATATTTAGTAGTTCCTAGGATGCTTGCTGGTGTGATTGTTATGCCAATTTTAAATATTATTGCTGTTTTTTGTGGAGTTGTTGGTGGATATTTTGTGGGTGTTGAGATTTTGGGTATCAATAAAACACTATATCTTGAATATATGTATCGATATGTTGATTTTGACGATATTTACAATGGTATAATTAAAGCAACTGTTTTTGGTCTTATTCTGACACTTGTTGGTTGTTATAAAGGTTTTTATACCAGTGGTGGAGCAGAAGGGGTCGGTAAATCAACAACAGAATCTGTTGTATTATCCTCAGTATTAATTTTAGTTTTTGACTATATTCTGACAGCATTTATGTTTTGA
- the prfB gene encoding peptide chain release factor 2, giving the protein MIIEELNESLEEIDKSIESFKQVVKEDEINKKIEAIDKMSMEDPDFWNKKESKQLLKEQASLKKFLSEWEELLTIREDIDVLIELFKEGSEEVKEDIISNLNELKKRVSDFELKLILNGEHDINNAIVTIHAGAGGTEACDWVSMLFRMYTRWVERKKYKYEILDMLPGDEAGIKSITFNVIGEYSYGYLKGESGVHRLVRISPFDSNNRRHTSFASVFVLPEIDDEIDIEINESDLKIETFRASGAGGQHVNTTDSAVRITHLPTGIVVSCQNERSQHKNKAHAMKILKARLYEYEMEKRNKEKEKLESSKTEIGWGNQIRSYVMHPYKMVKDLRTRYETGNVDAVMDGDIDDFIKTYLLMEAGITKNADED; this is encoded by the coding sequence ATGATAATTGAAGAGTTAAATGAGAGCTTAGAAGAAATAGACAAAAGTATAGAATCATTTAAGCAGGTGGTAAAAGAAGATGAAATAAATAAAAAGATTGAAGCTATTGATAAAATGTCAATGGAAGATCCTGACTTCTGGAATAAAAAAGAATCTAAACAACTTTTAAAAGAACAGGCATCTTTAAAAAAATTCTTATCAGAATGGGAAGAGCTTTTAACTATTAGAGAAGATATCGATGTTTTAATAGAACTTTTTAAAGAGGGGTCTGAAGAGGTTAAAGAAGATATAATTTCAAATTTAAATGAATTAAAAAAGAGAGTTAGTGATTTTGAATTAAAACTTATTTTAAATGGGGAACACGATATAAATAATGCAATAGTTACAATCCATGCTGGAGCTGGTGGGACTGAAGCTTGTGACTGGGTTTCAATGCTTTTTAGAATGTATACGAGATGGGTTGAGAGAAAAAAATATAAATATGAAATTCTTGATATGTTACCAGGGGATGAAGCTGGGATAAAATCGATAACATTTAATGTTATCGGTGAGTATAGTTACGGATATTTAAAAGGTGAATCTGGGGTTCACCGTCTTGTGAGGATATCCCCTTTTGATTCTAATAACAGGAGACATACATCTTTTGCTTCTGTTTTTGTGTTGCCTGAGATTGATGATGAAATTGATATTGAAATAAATGAGTCCGATCTTAAAATTGAGACATTCAGAGCAAGTGGTGCAGGTGGCCAGCATGTTAATACTACAGATTCTGCGGTGAGGATAACTCATTTACCTACAGGGATTGTTGTGTCATGTCAAAATGAAAGAAGCCAGCACAAAAACAAAGCGCATGCTATGAAAATTTTAAAAGCGAGGCTTTATGAGTATGAGATGGAAAAAAGGAATAAAGAGAAAGAGAAACTTGAAAGCAGCAAAACAGAGATTGGTTGGGGCAATCAGATTAGATCTTATGTAATGCACCCCTATAAAATGGTAAAAGATTTAAGAACGAGGTATGAAACAGGTAATGTGGATGCGGTGATGGATGGTGATATAGATGATTTTATAAAAACTTACTTGCTCATGGAGGCTGGTATTACTAAAAATGCTGACGAAGATTAA